TTAATTTTACCGACGCTGAAACAATGAATTCAACATCAACTGTAAAATGTTCATCATTCGTCTATGATAAATCCATCTATGAACTTACAACTACAACTGAGGTGAGTAGGTGAATCAACTAGCAAGAAAGCTATAAAAACTGTTTGGCACCGATCATTTTCAGGTGGATTCACGTATTACTTATCACTTTTTTAGTTCAATCTGGTTTGTAACAAATCATGGATGAGGGCTACGGTGGATTCTTTGTTGATGGTGGGGATTATGTTAGGAGCACTGATCTTTGGTGGACTGTCAGATAAATTTGGACGAAAAACAGCGTTTCTTTCAGCAATAGTTATCAATGTGATCTCTGGCTTTCTCCTAGCAGCTACTCCTGAAGTTGTGTCATACATGATCGTCAGGTTGATTTTAGGAACATCTGTTAATGCAATATTCCTCATAGCATACATTATGGGTGAGCAATAACAGAGTGTATTCAAATGTGACATATGAAAGTTTTTCCTCAAATATTTGCTTATGTATGAATTTTATGTTACGTATATTGTCATGatataaatcattcttttagCTGTCGAAATGGTTGGCCCAAGTCACAGAAATACGATTGGAGTGattgtacaattattttcCTCAACAGGTGTTATTCTGACCTCTGTAATTGCATATTTTATTAGACATTGGAGATATCTCCAAATTGCAGTTACTGCACCGTCTGTTGCATTTCTCACTTATTGGTGGTAAGTTAACTGTAAAATGATTGCATATTCTCCTCTATAAGTTACTTTATCAACAGGTTGATCCCTGAATCTGCCCGATGGTTGTTGAGTATGGGTTACGTGAAGGAAGCAAAAACTTTGCTTTTGGAGGCATCTTCAAAAAATGGGATTACATTGTCTAAAGAACAATTAGACAATATGTTATCTGATACCATTGCCAGTAATTCTGCCCAAAATCTCGAAAAACACTCTGTGCTTGATCTCATGAGATACCCAAACTTGAGACGAAGGTCTTTGCTTCTCTTTGTCAATTGGTGAGACAATGATTTTGTTGGcagttattttgttttcaattgaatATGCGATAAATATTCTCAGATTTGTTGCATGAGTTACCAGGTATGTAAACAATATGACGTACTACGGTCTATCTTGGAACACTTCAAATCTCGCGGGTAACGATTACCTAAATTTTGCAATATCTGGGCTTGTAGAAGTGCCAGCCCACATATTAGTCTATTTTGTATCAGATTGGTGGGGAAGAAAACCTATTTTATGTGGGTGCATGCTGTTGGCTGGAATTTCATTACTCCTTTCAACATTGGTACCTGACGGTGATTACCAAATATAATATTCACTCATATtgtgaaaaggaaaatatagTGTTATATGACTTTTTGCAGTAAATGTTTGCAGATATGCAGTGGTTGGTAATACTTTTAACAATGTTGGGCAAACTATCGATCACAGCCTCTTATGAAACAATGTATATCATATCAGCTGAACAGTACCCTACAGTGATCAGAAATGTTGGGGTCGGAGCATGTTCTACCTGTGCTAGAATAGGTGGTGCAACAGCACCATATATTCTCTACACAGTAAGTCATATACGCTACTGCTCATCATCCGCTATCACTTCTATATATTCTATGATAGTGTTTTAGAAGAATGTTATTGTCCTTTCGATACTTTATATCCTTCATGTGCCAGATAAAACGCTGAGCTAGTCTActttcacaattttcacatTCTTACAGGCAAATATCTGGAAATCCTTACCAGTAGTGATTTTTGGATCCTTGGCTTTTATTTTTGGACTGTCAACAATCCTTCTCCCAGAgacattgaataaaaaattacctgAAACTATACAGGAAGGTGAAGAATTTGGAAAGTAAGAGTGGCAGATGTGAAAAGAATTCACCTAATGTTCAGTCAATGCCAGAATtagaggaaaagagaattaTAACgtttcttcagtcaacgattataataatagcaaGTGTTTCATACATTTCTTCTCAAGCCCTCCATAATGTATTCATCCAATGATATCTCAATCCAACTAATTTTGTACGACCATACGActttgtacgtaggtacacacgTTCAAGACGTGAGGACATTCATGAGCACAGATCaagttcaatttatttccgttCTATTTTTACGAGGCTCCACTATACTGGTCTTCCCTATATTCAAAACCGAATATGCTCGCAGTTGTCATAACATTTTAGCGTTAAAACTTGTGGCTGTGTAAATTACCTTGACTCACAATTAGCCAAAAATTATGTATACTTAACTGTGAACATCTCTTAATAAAGTAATTCATATCTGCATAAGCAGTTCGTCCAGTGATGTCAAGTAAGTAAAACCCATACAACCCGTGATAACCTATTTTATAAGAAAATAAGCAAATCGTGATGACTTCAATGAATTTTGCGATACAAATTATTCACATGCTACAAAAGTCCCATACGATTCATGCAATTAGCTATTTGTACTGTTCTGTCAATGTTATTGTCATTTTACGATTTTGTCGTAGGTAATCCCAAATATTCTGACTCAGAAATTGAGCGGAAAAGATTATTGGCGATCCAACGTAGAGAATTACTGACAAAAAAAGTATCTGGTGGATCACCTCAAGCAGGGCAGAGTCCGCAAAGTTCAAACTCATTGCAAAGCGCAGACACTTGTGCAGGGAACCGATTTAGCAATGGTCATAGCAGCTCAAGAAATCAATTTGTCATGCAATCACAGATCAAAAACAATAGATATAACCCGCTTAATACTAAGGAGCCAACCAAGTTTTTCAACAAACAGGAAACTGCTACTGCAAAATGTTTCATGAAGACTGATAACAGATTTGCTGTTGACCTGCCCATGTTTCAACAACAAGTTATTGAGGTTTTCAAGACAATTCCAAGCAGATCATATggtgattatatttttcaagatataCTTCAAGTgtgacaaaaatttattcaagatTTGATAAGGTTTGATTCATTTGATAATAATCAAGAAATGATCATTGTAGATGTAAAGACAAGAATTTGGGACTTCAATATCAAAGATTATGATCTTCTCATGGAGAAACTAGCTCCTTTGAAATCACGAGTAGTTATAGAAGGATTGCCAAGTACGATACTTCGGGTAGgtattcattcaataatttgaattagaaatttttttaagaatTATAAAGGAAACCATTGTCTTTAATTCTACTATCTTTGTTGTATAGGTATTCAAAAGAGATAACAACACCAACTATGATTCTATCGATTTGTCAGCTATAGATTCAAAGTTGGTAGAGTCCCTGATGCCGTTTCAAAGAGAGGGTATTTGGTAATGCTTCCAAATCATGATTGTATTTAATTTGAATGAAGAGTTATAGATGTTCTTatacaaacaaaaaacctTTCAGCTATGGAATTTCAAAAGAGGGGCGATGCCTCATTGCCGATGACATGGGACTTGGAAAAACAATTCAAGCTTTAGGAATAGCACATTATTATATGAATGAATGGCCCCTCCTCATCGTCACCCCATTGTCCGTGAGGTGAGTATAAGAAAATAATAGACATCTCCTATTTAGAGCGATTTTACGTTATTCTTTCCTATCACTTCAGGTACCAGTGGTCGGAAGCTATCTATAAATTTCTGCCTTCTGTCCCCATACATTACATTAAGCACTTTACGACTGGCAAGGACTTCATAAGCGACGCTAAAATCGTCATTATGTCCTATGACATCTTAGCCCGAGCAATTGacagtgttgaaaaaaatgtttatggCGTAATAATATTTGTAAGCATATTATTTATTGCACACCTGTACCAATTATAAAACATTCAACTTCCATTAATACGTATCATTTCATCCgtatcaattctttttctacaGGATGAATGCCACTTCCTCAAGAGCTCCAAAGCGGCACGCACAAAGGCTGCAAGACGTATAGTAGCTCAAGGGAAACGAGTTATTTTGCTCAGTGGTACACCAGCTCTTTCTCGACCATTGGAATTATATTCCCAGATTAATCTGATCATGCCAAAATTTTTAGGGTACCTATAGGCCATTTCAATTACTTTTACTAAACGTTTAGTAATACTGACATTtcaattagattttttttgcgGTCTAAATCAGATCAAGagcttcttttcttctgcagGTATGTTGAATATGGCACTAGATACTGTGCTGGAGTAAGAGGAGCTTTCGGTTGGGACTTTAGCGGTTCTTCGAATATGGAAGAGTTGCAGCTACTGCTACAACGTTGCTGCTTGATAAGGCGTCTAAAGAGTGAAGTATTACAGCAATTACCTTCCAAAATCAGGTAATTAGTTTCATCCGAGAAATAATATATCACATATGTGATTTCTGGACAAAAACCCATATTTCTGGAATTTTCCCTTGATTTCAGGCAAGTTGTTGTTTTGGATCCCACATTAATCAAAACAGGAACTGAGGAGGTAGAACAAATATCTAACCGATTACAGACAATGCGTTTGAAGAGTTCAGAACAGCACGCACTCCTGTTACAGTACTACAGTGAAAcatcaaaaatgaaattgaaggcTATTCGGTAAGAATCAAAgaggtttttattttacaatattaCCCTTGTTTGAATCTTGTACTAATTTGACTTTCCAGTAACTACGTTATTGATTTACTGGAAAGTAAATCAAAGTTCTTGATTTTTGCCCACCACGCGGTCGTCATCAGTGAAATTTGCGATACTGTTCagtcaaaaaaaataaagtaagttAAACTGAGAAGAAGGAGAGGTCAAAATAATGCGAAAATTGCTGTAAATTATGTTTAactgtgtacaggtatatcaaGATTGACGGATCGACAAAATCTGATTTTCGTAAGTCGCAGTGCGATCTGTTTCAAGAACAGCCAGATTACTTAGTAGCTGTACTTTCCATAACAGCGGCAAATGCAGGGATTACTCTGACGGCTGCTGAACGTGTCGTATTTGCCGAGCTGTACTGGAACCCAGGGGTACCTATTTTTACTTTGATGCTGTATTGCAAAATCCATActtgtgaaaataatgaacttCACAAAACATTAGGTATTGTGTCAAGCTGAAGACAGGGCGCACAGAATTGGACAAAAGAGTAGTGTGCTGATTCAGTTTCTCGTCGCAAAAAATACAGCTGATGATCATCTGTGGCCTTTAATGCAGGCAAAATTGGATGTCTTAGGCAAAGCTGGACTCAGTCAAAACTTTTCAGTTCACAAGACGACAGAGACTAGGCAAGAGGTCACAGAGCAGAGGCAAACGAAACTAGATTCATATGTTACCAAATCCAGTTCACAACCAAAACCGAATGAA
This region of Athalia rosae chromosome 7, iyAthRosa1.1, whole genome shotgun sequence genomic DNA includes:
- the LOC105688087 gene encoding SWI/SNF-related matrix-associated actin-dependent regulator of chromatin subfamily A-like protein 1; amino-acid sequence: MSSNPKYSDSEIERKRLLAIQRRELLTKKVSGGSPQAGQSPQSSNSLQSADTCAGNRFSNGHSSSRNQFVMQSQIKNNRYNPLNTKEPTKFFNKQETATAKCFMKTDNRFAVDLPMFQQQVIEVFKTIPSRSYDVKTRIWDFNIKDYDLLMEKLAPLKSRVVIEGLPSTILRVFKRDNNTNYDSIDLSAIDSKLVESLMPFQREGICYGISKEGRCLIADDMGLGKTIQALGIAHYYMNEWPLLIVTPLSVRYQWSEAIYKFLPSVPIHYIKHFTTGKDFISDAKIVIMSYDILARAIDSVEKNVYGVIIFDECHFLKSSKAARTKAARRIVAQGKRVILLSGTPALSRPLELYSQINLIMPKFLGYVEYGTRYCAGVRGAFGWDFSGSSNMEELQLLLQRCCLIRRLKSEVLQQLPSKIRQVVVLDPTLIKTGTEEVEQISNRLQTMRLKSSEQHALLLQYYSETSKMKLKAIRNYVIDLLESKSKFLIFAHHAVVISEICDTVQSKKIKYIKIDGSTKSDFRKSQCDLFQEQPDYLVAVLSITAANAGITLTAAERVVFAELYWNPGVLCQAEDRAHRIGQKSSVLIQFLVAKNTADDHLWPLMQAKLDVLGKAGLSQNFSVHKTTETRQEVTEQRQTKLDSYVTKSSSQPKPNELSSQDCVALAKAVEFEETNSMEKEKRELHDLLEMDDEDLSTLDLDMVE
- the LOC105688090 gene encoding organic cation transporter protein-like isoform X1; amino-acid sequence: MTFDDVVVLTGQFGRYQWRIYFLLCLPVISVAFHSMSGVFLGAEPDFRCLLSDESSQNATFQLPPDFMDTVYPWDSQTGSWSQCEKYVNFTDAETMNSTSTVKCSSFVYDKSIYELTTTTEFNLVCNKSWMRATVDSLLMVGIMLGALIFGGLSDKFGRKTAFLSAIVINVISGFLLAATPEVVSYMIVRLILGTSVNAIFLIAYIMAVEMVGPSHRNTIGVIVQLFSSTGVILTSVIAYFIRHWRYLQIAVTAPSVAFLTYWWLIPESARWLLSMGYVKEAKTLLLEASSKNGITLSKEQLDNMLSDTIASNSAQNLEKHSVLDLMRYPNLRRRSLLLFVNWYVNNMTYYGLSWNTSNLAGNDYLNFAISGLVEVPAHILVYFVSDWWGRKPILCGCMLLAGISLLLSTLVPDDMQWLVILLTMLGKLSITASYETMYIISAEQYPTVIRNVGVGACSTCARIGGATAPYILYTANIWKSLPVVIFGSLAFIFGLSTILLPETLNKKLPETIQEGEEFGK
- the LOC105688090 gene encoding organic cation transporter protein-like isoform X2, whose protein sequence is MTFDDVVVLTGQFGRYQWRIYFLLCLPVISVAFHSMSGVFLGAEPDFRCLLSDESSQNATFQLPPDFMDTVYPWDSQTGSWSQCEKYVNFTDAETMNSTSTVKCSSFVYDKSIYELTTTTEFNLVCNKSWMRATVDSLLMVGIMLGALIFGGLSDKFGRKTAFLSAIVINVISGFLLAATPEVVSYMIVRLILGTSVNAIFLIAYIMAVEMVGPSHRNTIGVIVQLFSSTGVILTSVIAYFIRHWRYLQIAVTAPSVAFLTYWWLIPESARWLLSMGYVKEAKTLLLEASSKNGITLSKEQLDNMLSDTIASNSAQNLEKHSVLDLMRYPNLRRRSLLLFVNWYVNNMTYYGLSWNTSNLADWWGRKPILCGCMLLAGISLLLSTLVPDDMQWLVILLTMLGKLSITASYETMYIISAEQYPTVIRNVGVGACSTCARIGGATAPYILYTANIWKSLPVVIFGSLAFIFGLSTILLPETLNKKLPETIQEGEEFGK